A DNA window from Hevea brasiliensis isolate MT/VB/25A 57/8 chromosome 2, ASM3005281v1, whole genome shotgun sequence contains the following coding sequences:
- the LOC110638001 gene encoding uncharacterized protein LOC110638001, translated as MRRSVMRLVHPLVTTRGFCTKPEKIVASVLFERLPVVIPKIDPVVYAFQEFSFRWRQQYRRRYPDEFLDKADSRGKGDYQIDYEPAPRITEADKTNDRKSLQRALDRRLYLLLYGKAYGSPSGKAVWHFPEKIYEAEETLRKCAESALQSVLGNLSHTYFVGNAPMGHMIIQPTDNAPDAGYKQFFFKSQVIATNKFKIGKCEDFVWVTKDELLEYFPEQAEFLNKMIIS; from the exons ATGCGGAGATCGGTAATGCGGCTGGTTCATCCTCTAGTAACGACGCGGGGATTTTGCACGAAACCGGAGAAAATCGTAGCTTCCGTATTGTTCGAGAGATTACCAGTTGTTATCCCCAAAATTGATCCTGTTGTTTATGCATTTCAGGAATTCTC GTTTCGGTGGCGGCAGCAATATAGACGCCGATATCCAGATGAGTTTTTAGACAAGGCGGACTCAAG GGGAAAGGGTGACTACCAAATTGACTATGAACCGGCTCCAAGGATCACTGAAGCTGACAAAACAAATGATAGAAA GTCTTTACAGAGGGCACTTGACAGAAGACTTTACCTCCTTCTGTATGGAAAGGCATATGGATCTCCTAGTGGGAAGGCTGTCTGGCATTTTCCTGAAAAGATTTATGAGGCTGAGGAGACATTGCGCAAG TGTGCAGAGTCTGCATTGCAGTCTGTCTTAGGGAACCTTTCACACACTTATTTTGTTGGAAATGCTCCTATGGGTCACATGATCATACAGCCAACAGATAATGCACCAGATGCTGGTTATAAG CAATTCTTCTTTAAGTCCCAGGTGATTGCGACAAACAAGTTTAAAATTGGGAAGTGTGAGGATTTTGTTTGGGTGACTAAGGATGAATTACTGGAGTATTTTCCTGAGCAAGCTGAATTTCTCAACAAGATGATCATCAGCTGA